From the genome of Pelodiscus sinensis isolate JC-2024 chromosome 12, ASM4963464v1, whole genome shotgun sequence, one region includes:
- the ZNF319 gene encoding zinc finger protein 319 — translation MSESWQQPPPQQPPAQQQHHTGAAALSEHAIPSSTAENPLGCAVYGILLQPDPSLQHHQHPPVQAGEPSHKCGVCGHDLTHLSSPHEHQCLPGHDRSFQCTQCLKIFHQATDLLEHQCIQVEQKPFVCGVCKMGFSLLTSLAQHHNVHNGSAMKCSICEKTYKPPEAEPSQAPDPTEKPYSCSICQKTFKHLSELSRHERIHTGEKPYKCTLCDKSFSQSSHLVHHKRTHSSERPYKCTVCEKTFKHRSHLVRHMYAHSGEHLFKCSVCELHFKESSELLQHPCTPSGERPFRCGACHKAFKRPSDLRQHERTHSEERPFKCDLCQMSFKQQYALMRHRRTHKAPEPFKCNLCEKGFVQPSHLVYHQHVHGIENLFKCNVCQKGFNQSSELLRHKCVQNAERPFKCTVCNKAYKRASALQKHQLSHCAEKPLKCTLCERRFFSSSEFVQHRCDPAREKPLKCPDCEKRFKYASDLQRHRRVHTGEKPYKCPSCEKAFKQREHLNKHHSVHAREQQYKCMWCGERFLDLGLLQEHSVQHTAEGAYQVAACLP, via the coding sequence ATGTCagaaagctggcagcagcccccaccACAGCAACCGCCAGCCCAGCAACAACACCACACGGGGGCAGCAGCCCTCTCCGAGCACGCCATCCCGTCGAGCACCGCCGAGAACCCTTTGGGTTGCGCCGTCTACGGCATCCTGCTCCAGCCGGACCCCAGCCTGCAGCACCACCAGCACCCCCCAGTCCAGGCGGGAGAGCCGTCCCACAAATGCGGGGTGTGCGGCCACGACCTCACTCACCTGTCCAGCCCACACGAGCACCAGTGTCTGCCAGGGCATGACCGCTCCTTCCAGTGCACCCAGTGCCTGAAGATCTTCCACCAGGCCACTGATctcctggagcaccagtgcatcCAGGTGGAACAGAAGCCCTTTGTGTGTGGGGTCTGCAAGATGGGcttctccctgctcacctccctggcccagcaccacAACGTCCACAACGGCAGCGCCATGAAGTGCTCCATCTGTGAGAAGACCTACAAGCCGCCCGAGGCAGAGCCCTCCCAGGCCCCCGACCCCACGGAGAAGCCCTACAGCTGCTCCATTTGCCAGAAGACCTTCAAGCACCTCTCGGAGCTCTCCCGGCACGAGCGCATCCACACCGGCGAGAAGCCGTACAAGTGCACCCTGTGCGACAAGAGCTTCAGCCAGTCCTCGCACCTGGTGCACCACAAGCGGACGCACAGCTCGGAGCGGCCGTACAAGTGCACGGTGTGTGAGAAGACCTTCAAGCACCGCTCGCACCTGGTGCGCCACATGTACGCCCACTCGGGCGAGCACCTCTTCAAGTGCAGCGTCTGCGAGCTGCACTTCAAGGAGTCGTcggagctgctgcagcacccgTGCACGCCCAGCGGGGAGCGCCCCTTCCGCTGTGGCGCGTGCCACAAGGCCTTCAAGCGCCCCTCGGACCTGCGGCAGCACGAGCGCACGCACAGCGAGGAGCGCCCCTTCAAGTGCGACCTCTGCCAGATGAGCTTCAAGCAGCAGTACGCCCTCATGCGCCACCGCCGCACCCACAAGGCGCCGGAGCCCTTCAAGTGCAACTTGTGTGAGAAGGGCTTTGTGCAGCCTTCGCACCTGGTCTATCACCAGCATGTGCACGGCATCGAGAACCTCTTCAAGTGCAACGTCTGCCAGAAGGGCTTCAACCAGTCCTCGGAGCTGCTGCGGCACAAGTGCGTGCAGAACGCGGAGCGGCCCTTCAAGTGCACCGTGTGCAACAAGGCCTACAAGAGGGCCTCCGCCCTGCAGAAGCACCAGCTCTCGCATTGCGCCGAGAAGCCGCTCAAGTGCACGCTGTGCGAGAGACGCTTCTTCTCCTCCTCAGAGTTTGTGCAGCACCGCTGCGACCCGGCGCGCGAGAAACCCCTCAAGTGCCCGGACTGCGAGAAGCGCTTCAAGTACGCCTCCGACCTGCAGCGGCACCGGCGCGTGCACACGGGCGAGAAGCCGTACAAGTGCCCCTCGTGCGAGAAGGCCTTCAAGCAGCGCGAGCACCTCAACAAGCACCACAGCGTGCACGCCCGGGAGCAGCAGTACAAGTGCATGTGGTGCGGGGAGCGGTTCCTGGACTTGGGCCTGCTGCAGGAGCACAGCGTCCAGCACACGGCCGAGGGAGCGTACCAGGTGGCTGCCTGCTTGCCGTGA